The Gemmatimonadaceae bacterium DNA segment GCCAGCGTCACGGCGGTGCCTTCCCGCCCCGCGCGCCCCGTGCGGCCGATGCGGTGCACATATGCGTCCGGCGCCGCGGGCACGTCGAAGTTGACCACGTGCGACACGTGCTCGATGTCCAGCCCGCGCGCTGCAACGTCGGTCGCGACCAGCAGCTCGCACGTCCCCTCGCGGAACCGCTTCATCACGCGCGACCGCTGGTCCTGCGTCATCCCGCCGTGCAGCGGCTCGGCGGAGTAGCCGTGCCCTGCGAGCTTCTCGGCGACTTCGTCCACTTCCGTGCGAGTTCGGCAGAACACGATCGCCGATTTGGGATTTTCCATGTCGAGCACACGGCCGAGCGCGGTGATCTTGTCGCGCCGCTGCACCATGAAGACGAGCTGGCGCACGCGCGGCAGCTCGCCGGCGGCGACCTTCTCGCGGCCGATGGTGATGCGCTTCGGATCGCGGAGATGTTTCTCTGCGAGCTTCGCGATGCGAGGCGGGATGGTAGCCGAGAAGAGCGCGGTCTGCCGCTCCGACGGCACGGCGGCGAGAATCGCCTCGAGGTCTTCGGCGAAGCCCATGTCCAGCATCTCGTCCGCTTCGTCGAGCACGAGCGCACGCACGTTGCGGAGGTCGAGCGTGTTCCGGCGGATGTGATCGAGCGCGCGGCCCGGCGTCGCGACCACGACGTCCACTCCCCGTCGGAGGACTTTCAGCTGCGATTGAAAGTCCTGTCCGCCGTACACCGGGAGGACCTGCATGCCCAGCTCGCGGCCGTAGCGGTGCACCGCTTCGGCGACCTGGATCGCCAGCTCGCGCGTGGGCACGAGCACGAGCGCGCGCACGCCCGAGCGTCCGCCGCCGCCGGTTTCATCAGCGAGCCGCTGCAGCAGCGGCAGCGCGAACGCGGCGGTCTTGCCGGTGCCGGTCGCCGCCTGGCCGAGCAGGTCACGTCCCTCGAGCAGCGGCGGGATCGCCATCCGCTGGATCGGCGTCGGCTCCTCGTAGCCGAGCGCTTCCAGCGTCCGCTGTAGCGCGGGCGAGACGCCGAGCGCGTCGAACGCCGTGGGAGCTTCGCCCGCGTCGCTCAAGAGCAGCGTCTCGTCAGAGATCGACGGCGACGTTGAATCCACCGTACGCCATGCGCTTGTCATCGAACGGCATTTCGCCCGGCTCCATCATCTTCTGCAACCGGGGATCGGTCATGACTTTCTTGTTGATCCGGTTCCGGTCGGCCTTCGACCTGTAGACGATCCAGGAAAAGAATACCGTCTCGCTCGGCTTCGCTTTCACCAGTCGCGTGAACGGCACGGGCCCTTTGGGATGGAGATCGTCGCCCGCGCACTCGCGGAACTCGAGCGCGCCGTACTCGATCCAGATCTTGCCGGCCTTGCGCGCCATGCGCCGGTAGGCGGCGATGTGCTTTTTCGGGACCGGTAGCAGAAAGCCGTCTACATATGGCATGTGTTCTCCTGGGTTCGAGTGCCGTAACTTCCTTCGCATGGCCGAGCATATACTGCCTAAGACCATTTGGCACGGCAAGCCGCGGCTGGCGGAAACGCTCGCGCGAGCCGCTTTTACGGCCGGCTGCGTCCTGCTCACGAGCACAGCCGCTCCGGCGCAGGCAGTCACCCGCATCGAAACGGTGCCCGCGCCGTCGCTCGCGGCGAACCTGCTCGGCGACCCCGCGTGGCGGCAGGTGACGGTGTATCTCCCGCCGAGCTACCCGCGCGAGCCGCGCCGGCGATATCCGGTGGTGTACTGGCTGCACGGCTTCGCCAGCGCGGATCGCGAGCTCATCTCGGGAATCCGACAGGGCCTCAACATCCGACTCGCGATGGACAGCCTGCTCGCCGCGGGCGCGGCGCGCGAGATGATCATCGTCATGCCGAACGCGCGGAACGCATTCGAGGGCAGCTTCTACGCCAACTCGCCCGTGACCGGCCGGTGGGAAGATTTCATCGTCCGCGATCTCGTGAGCTGGGTGGACGGACGCTACCGCACAGTGTGGTCGCGATCCGGCCGGGGGATCGCGGGGAGCTCAATGGGCGGCTTCGGCGCGCTCCGCATCGCAATACGGAATCCGGATACGTATTCCGCGGTGTACGCGATGAGCCCGTGCTGCCTGGACTCGGAGGTGTTCTTCGAGCGCAGTTGGCTCGCGGCGTGGCGGGGCGCGGCCGCCGTGAAGACGCTGGAAGATTTCGCGCGCGCTCCGTTCAGGTCCCAGCTCGTGATCGCGCGATCGGCGTTCTACTCGCCCGACACCGCGCGCCCGCCACTGTATGTCGCGTTTCCCGTGATTCCGGACGGGGATTCACTGCGGCTCGTTCCCGGGATCGCCGCGCTCTGGCGCAACGACCCGCTGGCGCTGATCCCGCGGTCAGCTCCGGCGCTGCGGCGGCTGGCGATCGCGCTCGACGCGGGGGCGCAGGACGGGTTCCCCGACATCCCCGCCAACGTCCGTGCCGTGGACAGCCTGTTGACGGCGATGGGGATCGCGCACGAGGCGGAGATCTATCAGGGCGGCCACGTGGACAAGGTGCGCGAGCGGATCGTCACGCGGGTGCTGCCGTTCTTCTCGCGCGCATTGAGCGGAGCGCGCTGAGCAGGAGGAGCGCTATCCCGGCCGCCCCGCCATCCCGTAGATAATCTCGACGCGATATTCCAGCTCGGCCGGCGTGAGCTGCTCCAATCGCGCGCGTACGCGGGTCGTGCATTCGCGGGCGGCGCCGGCGCTCAGCGATTCCAGCCTGCGCGAGGGAAGTCCGCAATGAGTCTGCGTCGCCAGCAGCTGGTCGACTTCCCAGGCGTGCACGAAGCGATTGCTCCAGACGCGGTCTATGACGAAGCCGCCGCGCCGCAGCAGATCGGTCAACTTCTGTGGCGTGTCCATCCAGGCTTGCCGCATGACCGACGCGTCGCGGGGATCCGGCGCGGCGCCGGCGTTGTCCAGCTCCCCGCTCCAGATCTCCCGGCCCGGAAGTCCCGGATCATCTCCCCAGACGACGATGCCGAGCCGTCCGCCCGGCCGCAGCGCCGCGCGGGTCTCGCGCAGAGCGCGCACCGGATCGGCAACGTGGAAGAGCACGTACAGCAGCAGCACCGCGTCGAAGCTCGCCGGACGGACGCCGAGCAGCTCGGCGTCCATCACGGCCACCCGGCCGCGCAGCGAGTCGTGACCCGCGCGCAACATTCCTTCCGCGCCATCCACGCCCCATAGCCGCGCCGCCGGCGCGGCTGCCTGAATCAACGGCCACAGCGCCCCGGTACCCGTGCCGACGTCGAGTATCGTCCTCGCATCCGCCAGCGGCATCGCGCGCAAGAGTGGATGCGCCATCGGATGAATTACCGGCGCCCAATAGCGGGCGTACGCGGCCGCGCGCCGCGAGTAATCGGCGGCGAGCTCGCGGGAGGGATGCGAATGTCCTGGTGTCACTCGGGCGGAAGAAACCCCGGTCTCGGCGTCACTTGCTCCATGCTACTCCCAGCTTTCCAGCACCGACCATTCCTCGCGTGAGAGCTCGATTCCCTCGGGAAATGTATCGGTGAAATGTTGCCGTAGCCGGGGGGCGTGCTTGGCGAGGTAGCTGTCCAGCTCCGCGCGGCTCCGCGCCTTGTATCGGATGCGGTAGCGGCCGGCCGCCGAGCGGCTGAAGCTTGCCGCGACGAACGCTCCGGTGCGCATCAGGTCGGGGATGTGCCGCTCGCGCATGTAGCGCTCGTACTCGTCGCACAGGTCGGGGCGAACAGTGGCGGTGATCTCGTAGGTCAGCATCGCATGATGTTCCAGTGATTGACTGCGCGGCTCACAACAGCGCCATGATGAGAAGCTTGAGGTAGTGTTCGCCGTGCTTCGAGCTCTTGGCGCCATTCGCATCGTGCTCGTGATTCATTCTTCCCCCAGTACTTTCGACATGTAGATGTCCGGTTTTCCGCGGCCGTTCGCGTCCGGCATGACGCCCGTCACGACGTATCCGAGCCTGCGGTAGAACAGGAACGGGTGCGACCTCCCCAGGTCCAGCAGCCCGGCTATGTGCCGGGGAAGGTCGTCATACAGGCGGATGTGCGCCAGCGACGTCATCCCCGAATCGTCGTCGGTGCCGAGGGTCGCGGTGAGCGCGCCCCGGCGAGCCGCCTCCTGCTCGAACGAAGCCACGAGCGCGCGGCCAATCCCGTGCCGGCGGCGATCCGAGCGCACCACCAGCGGATGCAGCTCCCACACGCGGCCATGGTACTCGGGCAGGCCGCCGATCCACCCGAGGACGAGATCGCCCTCGATCGCGGCGCGGGCGAACCCGTCGCGAATCACGGCCGCCACCTCCTCGCGCGCCTTCTCGATCGACGGCCAGCCGCGCGGCTCTATGAACTCGTCCACCAGCATCACCGCCGCCTGCTCGCGAATACCGGCAGGCCCTTCCTCGAGATCGACGATCCGCATCGGTATTAGAAGAGGCGGGTACCGCGGAAGAGTATCATGTATCCGTGCGCGAGCATCGGCAGCGCGCCGATCACCACCGCGGTGGCCACCGCGGTTGGAGACAGGCGCCGCGTTCGCACGACGCGAGTGATAATGAGGGCGCTGAACGGCACGTACAGCAGCAGCGCCGTAATCACGCCCGGCGCATACCCTTTGTCGACGATCGCGCCCGCCGTGTGCAGCACGGCGTTACCGGCCATGACGAAGCCGATCCAGGTCAGCGCCAGGAAAGCCGAGGAGCGTGAGCGGCTCATCCAATGGAACAGCACTATCGCCAGCGTGATCAGAAGGCCGGTGACGTTCACCGTCCAGAAATCCGACTGCGTGATGTCGCGATCTATGTGCGCGTTGACCCAGGTGACGAAGCCGGGAGCTTCTTCGACGACGTGCGCTACGAATATGAGCGGCGCCGCGAGGAGGAGCCTATGGAAAGGCGTGGACGGCAGAGGTGAAAACCAGCTGGTCGCCATGGCGCCACTACTATAGGTAGTGGCGTGCGGCGGGGCGAGGGCCCAGCATCGGTCCTGCCCGTCGCGCCTCAGTCCACCGTCCGAAAAGCCAGTCGCTTCGCGAAGCTCTGGTTCGGAGGGGCTCCCTACTAGTTCTAGTAGTTACGCCCCCGCGGATTTGGAGGCAACGTTGATGTCATGCCTTCAGCGCACGAGAAGCGCGTCGCGGTCATCGCCGTCCACGGCGTCGCCGACCAGAAGCCGGGCGACTCGCAGGCCGCAATCGCGGCGCTGCTCCTCAGCAGCACCGCCGCGAACGGACAGCCGCTGTACGAGCCGTTCGCCTCGCGCACGATCTCCGTTCCGCTCGAGCCGGCGTACGCCAAAGCCGCGGCGGCGGACATCACGCGCGCGGCGTATGAGGCGGGTGAATTCGAGCAAAGGCCGTCGCTCATGCGAAGCCTCACCGGCTGGTTCGATGAGTCGCCGGTCGGTTACCGTACGCTGCTGGCCGAGCAGCAATCGGTGGAACCTCCACCGTCGCAGGTCACAACAGAAGAGCAGGCGGCGGCGAGCAGGCTCGATGCCGGACTGGCATACATGCGCATGCTGCTCGCGCGCTACAAGCCGAAGATCGGCGCGCGCGCGTACAACACCGATCGGCGCGAGGGACGCCGCAAGGACGGCGACGGAGCGTCGGCGCGCACCGTCGACGTGTACGAGATGTACTGGGCCGATCTCTCCACCCTCGGCAAGGATCCGTTCCGGTTCTTTTCGTCGCTGTATCAGCTCGTGCTGCACCTCTCCGAGCTGGGCAGACGCGCTCTGGAGGACGGGCTGACCGAGTTCTCGAATTTCCGGCGGTGGCGCTGGCTGCTCTGGTGCCAGGCGGTGTCGGTGCGGCAGCTCGCGGTCCCGATCCCGATCATCAACCTGCTGCTGCTCGTGACGCTGCTCGGCGCGGTCCTCG contains these protein-coding regions:
- a CDS encoding DEAD/DEAH box helicase, translating into MTSAWRTVDSTSPSISDETLLLSDAGEAPTAFDALGVSPALQRTLEALGYEEPTPIQRMAIPPLLEGRDLLGQAATGTGKTAAFALPLLQRLADETGGGGRSGVRALVLVPTRELAIQVAEAVHRYGRELGMQVLPVYGGQDFQSQLKVLRRGVDVVVATPGRALDHIRRNTLDLRNVRALVLDEADEMLDMGFAEDLEAILAAVPSERQTALFSATIPPRIAKLAEKHLRDPKRITIGREKVAAGELPRVRQLVFMVQRRDKITALGRVLDMENPKSAIVFCRTRTEVDEVAEKLAGHGYSAEPLHGGMTQDQRSRVMKRFREGTCELLVATDVAARGLDIEHVSHVVNFDVPAAPDAYVHRIGRTGRAGREGTAVTLAEPRERSMLQNIERLVGQKMKVEPVPTVMDLRARRVGLVSAAVRDAVIAGDLDEYVIELGSLAGDYDLMDIAAAAMKVAHDSLLGPIDEKEIARVVLEPQRERAPKRDGYKKATKAKKYDKPARKRPTGAGFEKKFDRKSGKKKGYPKRDTSRRGQRPR
- a CDS encoding DUF1428 domain-containing protein, which codes for MPYVDGFLLPVPKKHIAAYRRMARKAGKIWIEYGALEFRECAGDDLHPKGPVPFTRLVKAKPSETVFFSWIVYRSKADRNRINKKVMTDPRLQKMMEPGEMPFDDKRMAYGGFNVAVDL
- a CDS encoding alpha/beta hydrolase-fold protein, giving the protein MAEHILPKTIWHGKPRLAETLARAAFTAGCVLLTSTAAPAQAVTRIETVPAPSLAANLLGDPAWRQVTVYLPPSYPREPRRRYPVVYWLHGFASADRELISGIRQGLNIRLAMDSLLAAGAAREMIIVMPNARNAFEGSFYANSPVTGRWEDFIVRDLVSWVDGRYRTVWSRSGRGIAGSSMGGFGALRIAIRNPDTYSAVYAMSPCCLDSEVFFERSWLAAWRGAAAVKTLEDFARAPFRSQLVIARSAFYSPDTARPPLYVAFPVIPDGDSLRLVPGIAALWRNDPLALIPRSAPALRRLAIALDAGAQDGFPDIPANVRAVDSLLTAMGIAHEAEIYQGGHVDKVRERIVTRVLPFFSRALSGAR
- a CDS encoding class I SAM-dependent methyltransferase, coding for MTPGHSHPSRELAADYSRRAAAYARYWAPVIHPMAHPLLRAMPLADARTILDVGTGTGALWPLIQAAAPAARLWGVDGAEGMLRAGHDSLRGRVAVMDAELLGVRPASFDAVLLLYVLFHVADPVRALRETRAALRPGGRLGIVVWGDDPGLPGREIWSGELDNAGAAPDPRDASVMRQAWMDTPQKLTDLLRRGGFVIDRVWSNRFVHAWEVDQLLATQTHCGLPSRRLESLSAGAARECTTRVRARLEQLTPAELEYRVEIIYGMAGRPG
- a CDS encoding DUF4286 family protein, translated to MLTYEITATVRPDLCDEYERYMRERHIPDLMRTGAFVAASFSRSAAGRYRIRYKARSRAELDSYLAKHAPRLRQHFTDTFPEGIELSREEWSVLESWE
- a CDS encoding GNAT family N-acetyltransferase translates to MRIVDLEEGPAGIREQAAVMLVDEFIEPRGWPSIEKAREEVAAVIRDGFARAAIEGDLVLGWIGGLPEYHGRVWELHPLVVRSDRRRHGIGRALVASFEQEAARRGALTATLGTDDDSGMTSLAHIRLYDDLPRHIAGLLDLGRSHPFLFYRRLGYVVTGVMPDANGRGKPDIYMSKVLGEE
- a CDS encoding HXXEE domain-containing protein, which gives rise to MATSWFSPLPSTPFHRLLLAAPLIFVAHVVEEAPGFVTWVNAHIDRDITQSDFWTVNVTGLLITLAIVLFHWMSRSRSSAFLALTWIGFVMAGNAVLHTAGAIVDKGYAPGVITALLLYVPFSALIITRVVRTRRLSPTAVATAVVIGALPMLAHGYMILFRGTRLF